From a region of the Arachis ipaensis cultivar K30076 chromosome B09, Araip1.1, whole genome shotgun sequence genome:
- the LOC107616418 gene encoding uncharacterized protein LOC107616418 encodes MEALETQDMDASKKNYKKSNIEGNSLGNNLESNKKEKHKKRKRRHEIDGEATRNSEEEGFTSRKKKRKRLQEISASMASKRHKFTKDNDLESAVSSTDLRVPKKSRVRFVEEENYADEVLPFMEQLLNDEDLSQTPNISDSINSEQDEELEAKRVRGPTLLKKIWNMPRGKTIDVQFNNRNQAIRKEGRKLASFLGILARTPSIMPLNIDDWRCYDKEEKNKLLKIVRKKFSIPVRGEEFVKRSIGKKWKDYKCDLKGIYLGQYKTKDVLLKNRPERIPRDQWIGLVSY; translated from the exons ATGGAAGCTTTGGAAACTCAG GATATGGATGCATCAAAGAAGAACTATAAAAAGTCAAATATTGAAGGAAACAGTTTGGGAAATAATTTAGAGTCAAATAAAAAGGAGAAAcataagaagagaaagagaaggcatGAAATTGATGGAGAAGCTACAAGGAATTCAGAAGAAGAGGGCTTCACCAgtagaaaaaagaagagaaagagattgCAAGAAATCAGTGCTTCAATGGCAAGCAAAAGACACAAATTTACTAAGGATAATGATCTTGAGAGTGCTGTCTCAAGTACAGATTTAAGAGTGCCTAAAAAGAGTCGTGTCAGATTTGTTGAAGAGGAAAATTATGCTGATGAAGTGCTGCCTTTTATGGAGCAACTATTGAATGATGAGGATTTGTCTCAAACTCCCAATATTTCTGATAGTATAAATTCTGAGCAAGATGAAGAATTAG AGGCAAAGAGGGTTAGAGGACCTACATTGTTGAAAAAAATTTGGAACATGCCTCGTGGAAAGACAATTGATGTGCAGTTTAATAACCGCAACCAAGCTATAAGAAAAGAAGGCAGAAAGCTTGCTAGTTTTCTTGGTATTCTAGCTAGAACTCCTTCAATAATGCCTTTAAACATAGATGACTGGAGATGTTATGATAAAGAGGAGAAAAACAAGTTGCTGAAAATTGTGAGG aagaagttttCAATCCCAGTACGTGGTGAGGAATTTGTAAAAAGATCAATTGGGAAGAAATGGAAAGATTATAAATGTGACTTAAAGGGTATATATTTGGGACAGTACAAAACCAAAGATGTTTTATTGAAGAATAGACCGGAACGAATCCCAAGAGATCAATGGATTGGTCTTGTCTCATATTAG
- the LOC107618295 gene encoding uncharacterized protein LOC107618295, with product MPHTGGSKSIATLMDELAKDGIEPSRAEIFLKIHKRRKDGRPLDEESAKAVELIEEKLNNGELSNEESINGVAWEGDIYSQVLGSDRSGYVRGLGLGPTPSILWGNKSSYGKFVSDALANEVAQKLQQEIKVLKEKHEEEMKLMKENQNKMFAELSFMRQVLCKLVSTGSSMTQNFNENSFMQVPDANSGHELAPSST from the exons ATGCCTCACACGGGAGGATCCAAAAGCATTGCAACTTTGATGGATGAACTG GCCAAGGATGGAATCGAACCTTCACGAGCAGAGATTTTTCTCAAAATTCATAAAAGGCGTAAGGATGGTAGACCATTGGATGAGGAGTCTGCAAAAGCAGTG GAACTAATTGAAGAGAAGTTGAATAATGGCGAGCTATCTAATGAAGAATCTATTAATGGTGTTGCTTGGGAAGGAGATATTTATTCTCAAGTATTGGGAAGTGATAGAAGTGGTTACGTACGTGGTTTAGGACTTGGTCCAACACCTTCTATATTGTGGGGTAATAAATCATCTTATGGTAAATTTGTTTCAGATGCTTTAGCTAATGAGGTTGCTCAAAAATTACAACAAGAAATAAAGGTGCTAAAGGAGAAAcatgaagaagaaatgaagttgatgaaagaaaatcaaaataaaatgttTGCTGAATTATCTTttatgagacaagttttgtgTAAGCTTGTTTCAACAGGTTCATCTATGACTCAAAATTTCAATGAAAATTCTTTTATGCag GTTCCTGATGCTAATAGTGGTCATGAGTTAGCACCATCCAGCACTTAA